In Planctomycetia bacterium, the DNA window GAGGCCTGCTTCCGCAACACTTCGAGCGCTCGTAATAGCGGAACGCCGCTCCGGAGCAGATCAGCGAGTTGCCCGAAGAGGGTCGTCAACAAGGCCGCTTTGACGCGCTTCGTTCGGCCGCGCGCGTCGGCAGGCCGTTCCGCTTCGACTTGCACCGGAAACAGCTGCAAGCCGCTGAGCTGCGCGATCGCTTCTTGCTGCGTCCCTGCCGAAACCTTACCGCTCACCTTCCGGCCACCGATGTCGCGCGCGATATAAGCAAACTCAGGCATGAGCGGGGCAGGGAAGAGAAAAGAACGGATGCGACGGCATCCTTGAAGCTACGAAATCGATTTTACGAACGGATCACTTCTCCCTTGGTCACGCGCGCCACCTCTTCGATCGTCGTGCGTCCTTCGAGAACTTTCAGCCAGCCGTCTTCGCGTAGCGTGCGCATTCCTTCCCCGATCGCGGCTTGCTTGATCTTGTAGCTGCTCACGCGATCATGCGCGAGTTGGCGAATCGGTTCGGACGTGACCATGAGCTCGAACAGCCCTAGTCGGCCGGCGAATCCCGTTTGCCGGCAGGCCCGACAACCGACGCTTTGATAGAGCGGCGACTTCGCGGCCTGCCACCGTGCCACCGGGAAATCTCGCGGCAACTCTTCAACGTCGGGCTCATAAGCTCGTTTGCATTCGCCGCAGAGTTTGCGCACTAAACGCTGCGCCATCACGGCCTCGACCGTGCCGGCTACGAGAAACGGTTCAACCCCCATATCGATCAGCCGCGTGTAAGCGCCGGCCGCGTCGTTGGTGTGCAACGTGCTGAAGACGAGATGGCCCGTGAGCGAGGCTTGAATCGCGTTGTCGGCCGTTTCGAGATCGCGGATTTCGCCGATCAGCACGACATCCGGATCGTGTCGTAAGATGCTGCGCAACGCGGCGGCGAACGACAGGCCGATCTTCGGATGAACTTGGATCTGACTGATGCCGTCGAGTTGATATTCGACGGGGTCTTCCGTCGTGATGATCTTCGTCTCTTCGTCCCGAATCTCCAAGAGAGCGCTATAGAGGGTCGTCGTCTTGCCGGAGCCCGTCGGTCCGGTAACGAGGAGGATGCCGTGCGGCAGGCGAATCAGCTCGCGGAAGATTTTGTGTTGGTCTTCGGCCATGCCGAGCTTGCGAAGTTCGAACTCCATGCGCCCTTTATCGAGCAAGCGCATCACGATCCCTTCGCCGTGGATCATCGGAATGACCGATACGCGCACATCGACCTCGCGACCGCGCACTTTCAGCTTGATCCGGCCGTCTTGCGGCAACCGCTTCTCGGCGATGTTGAGCCGCGCCATGATCTTGAGCCGGCTGATGATCGCGGCTTGAAAACGGCTGATCTCCGGCGGCATCGGCTGGTTTTGCAGTAGGCCGTCGATGCGATAGCGAACCCGCAAG includes these proteins:
- the tadA gene encoding Flp pilus assembly complex ATPase component TadA; the encoded protein is MEAGEILVRNGLLTKEQLVRVRASAAEGRRADQIAVDLGLVKEEVALRALADAVGLEFIDLAETPVDLTLLPGFPARFIHRQSLFPVRRHNGTLVVATSDPFDLYPLDELSSGIGLTIEPVLASRKELAKLIKTHLGVGSETVEGLIAQSAAAADGVELVGEIETDGSELSEMAQEASVVRLVNEILLEAIEARASDVHIESQESGLRVRYRIDGLLQNQPMPPEISRFQAAIISRLKIMARLNIAEKRLPQDGRIKLKVRGREVDVRVSVIPMIHGEGIVMRLLDKGRMEFELRKLGMAEDQHKIFRELIRLPHGILLVTGPTGSGKTTTLYSALLEIRDEETKIITTEDPVEYQLDGISQIQVHPKIGLSFAAALRSILRHDPDVVLIGEIRDLETADNAIQASLTGHLVFSTLHTNDAAGAYTRLIDMGVEPFLVAGTVEAVMAQRLVRKLCGECKRAYEPDVEELPRDFPVARWQAAKSPLYQSVGCRACRQTGFAGRLGLFELMVTSEPIRQLAHDRVSSYKIKQAAIGEGMRTLREDGWLKVLEGRTTIEEVARVTKGEVIRS